From a region of the uncultured Desulfatiglans sp. genome:
- a CDS encoding Radical SAM domain protein, with the protein MISDEPGETRMNSEAEHPFRTEYPYCRRLVGESRWRQFEGSCQSPPGSESFYRTLRDTFEESPFIGDLARLEGAIEAAASIQLPARGSFERIAVNPTLSVLDLGWRHLPSLMNDPDGAPEPQKGREFVLAYRHPESGNVISRAAGNDDLLALKLLADEIPRKQAAEEAGIPPAALDQAVDRAVGTGLLIAPPSAIRRSETLFSIPEGFEERFLRADVFTLQWHITQACDLHCKHCYDRSARTSLPYETALSVLEGFYAFCEAKHVRGQISFTGGNPLLHPRFLELYRRASDLGFALAVLGNPASREDIEAIVEIEMPVYYQVSLEGLREHNDAVRQAGHFDRTLSFLDLLREFRIYSMVMLTLTDANIDQVLPLADLLQRRTDLFTFNRLSLVGEGVHLRLPSQEAYRRFCEAYLEAATRNPVIGLKDNLLNRLLYKRGSGIFGGCAGYGCGAAFNFMTVLPDGEVHACRKFPSPIGNVLTSSILEIYDSKAAGLYRAGSEACASCAIRPVCGGCLAVAYSSGIDIFRERDPFCPGPL; encoded by the coding sequence ATGATATCGGATGAACCCGGTGAAACCAGGATGAACAGCGAAGCGGAACATCCCTTTCGGACAGAGTATCCTTATTGCCGGCGATTGGTCGGCGAGTCCCGCTGGCGTCAATTCGAGGGATCCTGCCAGAGTCCGCCCGGCTCGGAAAGTTTTTACCGAACCCTGCGGGATACGTTCGAAGAAAGCCCCTTTATCGGGGACCTTGCGCGGCTCGAAGGAGCAATCGAAGCAGCGGCTTCGATTCAGCTTCCGGCGCGCGGCTCATTCGAGCGGATCGCCGTCAATCCCACGTTGAGTGTCCTCGATCTCGGCTGGAGGCATCTCCCATCCCTCATGAACGATCCTGATGGAGCCCCCGAACCGCAAAAGGGGCGGGAGTTCGTGCTTGCCTATCGCCACCCCGAAAGCGGCAATGTCATTTCCCGAGCAGCGGGCAATGACGATCTCCTCGCTTTGAAATTGCTCGCCGATGAAATCCCCCGCAAACAGGCGGCGGAAGAGGCCGGCATCCCGCCGGCGGCCCTGGATCAGGCGGTCGACCGAGCGGTTGGGACCGGGCTGCTGATCGCCCCGCCTTCCGCGATCAGGCGGAGCGAAACGCTGTTTTCGATTCCCGAGGGGTTTGAAGAGCGTTTCCTGAGGGCCGACGTGTTCACGCTTCAGTGGCACATTACCCAGGCCTGCGACCTCCATTGCAAGCACTGTTACGACCGCTCGGCAAGAACCTCCCTCCCTTATGAAACGGCGCTCAGCGTCCTGGAGGGATTCTACGCCTTCTGCGAAGCAAAGCACGTCCGTGGTCAGATCTCCTTTACGGGCGGAAACCCCCTCCTCCACCCTCGCTTCCTCGAACTCTACCGGAGGGCGTCCGATCTGGGCTTCGCCCTGGCCGTCCTCGGGAACCCGGCTTCGCGCGAAGACATCGAGGCGATTGTCGAAATCGAAATGCCCGTCTACTACCAGGTGAGCCTCGAGGGCTTGAGGGAGCACAATGATGCGGTCCGGCAGGCGGGTCATTTCGACCGCACCCTCTCCTTCCTGGATCTCCTGCGGGAGTTCCGCATCTACTCGATGGTCATGCTCACCCTTACCGACGCGAACATCGATCAAGTGCTGCCGTTGGCGGATCTCCTGCAGAGGCGGACCGACCTGTTCACCTTCAACCGGCTTTCACTCGTGGGGGAAGGGGTGCACTTGCGGCTGCCTTCGCAGGAGGCCTACCGAAGGTTTTGTGAGGCCTATCTCGAGGCGGCGACGAGAAACCCTGTCATCGGCTTGAAGGACAACCTTCTGAACCGTCTGCTGTACAAAAGAGGAAGCGGGATTTTCGGTGGGTGTGCCGGCTATGGTTGCGGAGCGGCATTCAACTTCATGACGGTCCTTCCGGATGGAGAGGTCCACGCGTGCCGCAAATTTCCCTCCCCGATAGGGAATGTCCTGACGTCAAGCATCCTCGAAATCTATGACAGCAAGGCGGCCGGCCTATACCGTGCAGGCTCCGAGGCCTGCGCGTCCTGCGCGATACGTCCCGTGTGCGGGGGGTGCCTGGCGGTCGCTTACAGTTCCGGGATCGACATCTT
- a CDS encoding hypothetical protein (Evidence 5 : Unknown function), with protein sequence MPDPRAAEGAPKAVQAAPNHLEKRPVPRGEVDSKAALEAPRKPNPVNPIKMQPNLPEKRRNHRSSPAKAAEAAARSSAVRTARLLFVRFFVILPPSHAHETRDAEVR encoded by the coding sequence TTGCCGGATCCTCGAGCGGCTGAGGGGGCGCCAAAAGCGGTGCAGGCAGCACCCAACCACCTGGAAAAGCGGCCGGTTCCTCGGGGTGAAGTGGACAGCAAAGCGGCGCTGGAAGCGCCACGCAAGCCCAACCCGGTGAATCCGATCAAAATGCAACCCAACCTGCCGGAGAAACGACGCAACCACAGAAGCAGCCCGGCCAAAGCGGCTGAGGCGGCAGCAAGAAGTAGTGCGGTCCGCACTGCGAGGCTTTTGTTTGTAAGGTTTTTTGTGATCCTCCCCCCGTCCCACGCACATGAAACACGCGACGCCGAGGTTCGGTGA
- a CDS encoding exported hypothetical protein (Evidence 5 : Unknown function): MNKQRSEAKRCRSTPASALPCAVLPSTGAPTPKPEKRSKQIAAGTTATPLFSRKRASSITSSFYLGLVRNRLRREEAKRSRNGLLAGIPANVKEEHAWIACVELSVYHGSNGGRYRIILIMANE; encoded by the coding sequence GTGAATAAGCAAAGATCAGAAGCCAAAAGGTGCCGATCGACACCAGCAAGCGCCCTGCCTTGCGCCGTCTTGCCGTCCACAGGAGCACCAACCCCAAAACCAGAAAAACGGTCGAAACAGATAGCGGCAGGAACAACGGCGACACCGCTTTTTTCCAGAAAAAGAGCATCGAGCATCACCTCCAGCTTCTATTTGGGCTTGGTGAGGAACCGGCTACGCCGCGAGGAAGCGAAGCGTTCAAGAAACGGACTATTAGCGGGCATTCCGGCGAATGTCAAGGAGGAACATGCATGGATTGCATGCGTGGAGTTATCGGTGTATCATGGAAGCAACGGGGGGAGGTATCGGATTATCCTAATCATGGCCAATGAATAA
- a CDS encoding hypothetical protein (Evidence 5 : Unknown function): protein MMLDALFLEKSGVAVVPAAICFDRFSGFGVGAPVDGKTAQGRALAGVDRHLLASDLCLFTRAGLSRPMPGTATHAGHGT, encoded by the coding sequence GTGATGCTCGATGCTCTTTTTCTGGAAAAAAGCGGTGTCGCCGTTGTTCCTGCCGCTATCTGTTTCGACCGTTTTTCTGGTTTTGGGGTTGGTGCTCCTGTGGACGGCAAGACGGCGCAAGGCAGGGCGCTTGCTGGTGTCGATCGGCACCTTTTGGCTTCTGATCTTTGCTTATTCACCCGTGCCGGACTTTCTCGCCCGATGCCTGGAACAGCGACACATGCCGGTCATGGAACTTGA
- a CDS encoding conserved hypothetical protein (Evidence 4 : Unknown function but conserved in other organisms), which yields MLFFWKKAVSPLFLPLSVSTVFLVLGLVLLWTARRRKAGRLLVSIGTFWLLIFAYSPVPDFLARCLEQRHMPVMELDPAHKVGYVAVLGGGSIEADNLPATARLRPVSAIRLLEGIRLYHGLEDGRLIVSGGTWLGEVGSGPTMAEAAEKLGIPAAGLTVCGTPRDTEEEAEAILPIVGEEPFLMVTSAAHMPRAMLLFERLGMHPIPAPVDYSAAGRSRWSPEDLYPSSENLTKADNVIHEYLGILWAYLLR from the coding sequence ATGCTCTTTTTCTGGAAAAAAGCGGTGTCGCCGTTGTTCCTGCCGCTATCTGTTTCGACCGTTTTTCTGGTTTTGGGGTTGGTGCTCCTGTGGACGGCAAGACGGCGCAAGGCAGGGCGCTTGCTGGTGTCGATCGGCACCTTTTGGCTTCTGATCTTTGCTTATTCACCCGTGCCGGACTTTCTCGCCCGATGCCTGGAACAGCGACACATGCCGGTCATGGAACTTGATCCGGCACACAAAGTCGGTTATGTTGCGGTACTCGGCGGGGGGAGCATCGAGGCGGACAACCTCCCCGCAACGGCGCGTCTGAGGCCTGTCAGCGCGATCCGGCTGCTCGAAGGAATCAGGCTTTATCACGGTCTTGAGGATGGCAGGCTCATCGTCTCCGGAGGGACATGGCTTGGTGAAGTCGGAAGCGGTCCAACGATGGCCGAGGCGGCCGAGAAACTTGGAATCCCGGCTGCCGGCTTGACGGTATGCGGCACGCCGCGCGATACCGAAGAGGAGGCGGAGGCCATCCTGCCAATCGTCGGTGAGGAGCCTTTCCTGATGGTGACTTCCGCTGCGCACATGCCGCGGGCGATGCTCCTCTTCGAACGTCTTGGGATGCACCCGATCCCTGCGCCTGTCGATTACAGTGCCGCCGGAAGGTCTCGTTGGTCGCCGGAGGACCTTTATCCTTCAAGCGAAAACCTGACCAAGGCTGACAACGTGATCCATGAGTATCTGGGTATTCTGTGGGCGTATCTGCTGCGCTGA
- the capD gene encoding Capsular polysaccharide biosynthesis protein CapD — MLNLLKRRNFYIMLAIDSLLVVVTLFLAFYFRFEFTIPKRQWPLLSQLLPLVIPIKISCFLFCGMYRGMWRYTSLRDLYRLLYGVALSSLLLTAVVGLSYRLEGYPRSVFIIDGLLTLVFLAGIRVLVRIYFVKKAAIHSNFFKHVPGETPPKKRLMIAGAGNFGEKVLREIKENPRMFYQAVGFVDDDPYKKGLTIHGVPVLGPVSDLKRLLAETRAEELLIAMSSVKGEVIRRIVESCKEAGVPSKTLPGIGELIDGSVSIKTLRDVRYEDLLGREPVELDVTAIQNYLKDRTILISGAGGSIGSEICRQLIRFHPERLVLVDAAESNLYSIQMELKHKVGYLDYATVLGRVQDRTLMEKIFEKYRPDVVIHAAAYKHVPMLERNPWEAVSNNIVGSKILMETAVAAQVKKFVMISTDKAVRPTNVMGASKRVCEMLLHLYRESGTRFMAVRFGNVVGSSGSVVPLFREQIARGGPVTVTHPEVTRFFMTIPEACQLVLQAGALGRGGEIFILDMGVPVRILDIARDIIRLSGKEPERDIPISFIGLRQGEKLYEELITQGEGIVKTTHDKIMVLYSDYRARFEETFDFGDYISRQIDEMARLAEAKDGRGVRLQLKECVPEYAVDDGECII, encoded by the coding sequence ATGCTGAATCTCCTCAAGAGGCGAAACTTCTATATCATGCTGGCAATCGACAGCCTGCTGGTCGTCGTCACGCTTTTCCTGGCATTCTATTTTCGATTCGAATTCACCATACCGAAGCGCCAATGGCCTCTCCTGAGCCAGCTCCTTCCGCTCGTCATCCCGATCAAGATATCGTGCTTCCTCTTCTGCGGAATGTATCGCGGAATGTGGCGTTACACGAGCCTGCGCGATCTGTATCGCCTGCTGTACGGGGTTGCACTCTCCTCTCTTCTCCTGACGGCCGTGGTGGGCCTCTCCTACCGGCTCGAAGGATATCCGCGCTCGGTGTTTATCATCGATGGCCTCTTGACGCTGGTTTTCCTGGCGGGGATCAGGGTCTTGGTGCGGATCTATTTTGTCAAGAAAGCGGCGATCCATTCGAACTTCTTTAAGCATGTCCCGGGGGAAACACCCCCTAAAAAGAGGCTGATGATCGCGGGAGCCGGAAATTTCGGCGAGAAGGTCCTCCGCGAGATCAAGGAGAACCCGAGGATGTTTTACCAGGCCGTCGGCTTTGTCGATGACGATCCCTACAAGAAGGGGTTGACGATTCACGGCGTTCCGGTTCTGGGGCCTGTTTCCGATTTGAAACGTCTGCTCGCTGAAACAAGGGCGGAAGAATTGCTGATCGCCATGTCTTCCGTGAAGGGGGAAGTGATCCGCAGGATTGTGGAATCCTGCAAGGAGGCAGGCGTTCCTTCCAAGACCCTCCCCGGGATCGGAGAGTTGATCGACGGGAGTGTGAGCATCAAAACCTTGCGTGATGTGCGCTACGAAGATCTCCTCGGTCGGGAGCCGGTGGAACTGGACGTCACCGCTATCCAGAATTACCTCAAGGATCGGACGATCCTGATCAGCGGGGCAGGAGGATCGATCGGCTCCGAGATCTGCCGGCAGCTGATCCGCTTCCACCCCGAAAGGCTGGTGCTGGTGGACGCTGCGGAGTCCAACCTGTACAGCATCCAAATGGAGCTGAAACACAAGGTCGGCTATCTCGACTATGCGACGGTCCTCGGGCGTGTCCAGGATCGGACGCTCATGGAAAAGATCTTCGAAAAATACCGCCCGGACGTTGTCATTCATGCGGCCGCCTACAAACACGTGCCAATGCTCGAACGAAACCCCTGGGAGGCCGTCAGCAACAACATCGTAGGCTCGAAGATCCTGATGGAGACCGCGGTTGCAGCCCAGGTGAAAAAGTTTGTGATGATCTCGACAGACAAGGCTGTCCGGCCGACCAATGTCATGGGGGCCAGCAAACGGGTCTGCGAGATGCTGCTGCACCTCTATCGGGAGAGCGGGACGCGCTTCATGGCGGTGCGGTTCGGAAATGTCGTAGGTTCATCCGGTTCGGTGGTGCCTCTTTTCCGTGAGCAGATCGCGCGCGGGGGGCCGGTTACGGTTACCCATCCGGAAGTCACCCGCTTTTTCATGACCATTCCGGAGGCCTGTCAATTGGTCCTGCAGGCCGGCGCCTTGGGAAGGGGCGGCGAGATATTCATCCTGGACATGGGGGTCCCGGTGCGGATTCTGGACATCGCGCGGGATATCATTCGGCTCTCAGGAAAGGAGCCGGAAAGAGACATCCCGATCTCCTTTATAGGTTTGCGCCAGGGCGAGAAGCTTTACGAAGAGCTGATCACCCAGGGGGAAGGGATCGTCAAGACCACCCACGACAAGATCATGGTGCTGTATTCCGATTACAGGGCCAGATTCGAAGAGACGTTCGATTTTGGGGACTACATCAGCCGGCAGATCGACGAAATGGCGAGGCTCGCCGAGGCAAAAGACGGACGTGGGGTCCGGCTTCAACTCAAGGAATGCGTGCCCGAATACGCGGTGGACGATGGGGAGTGCATCATATGA
- a CDS encoding Response regulator with CheY-like receiver, AAA-type ATPase, and DNA-binding domains — translation MPKTTQRKILIVDDSPMILETLADMFRKEGYTVATAPGAADALELLSKEAYPVMFIDLDMPETGGQELCRRIRSTMPEPRIFAITAYPSKYEFSECVRAGFDGYFTKPFNKKLLLTTARQAFKESTAKSR, via the coding sequence ATGCCGAAGACCACCCAGCGAAAAATCCTGATCGTCGACGACAGCCCAATGATTCTGGAAACGCTTGCGGATATGTTCAGAAAGGAGGGCTACACAGTCGCCACCGCCCCGGGCGCTGCCGACGCGCTGGAACTTCTCAGCAAAGAGGCCTATCCTGTCATGTTCATCGACCTCGACATGCCGGAGACAGGCGGACAGGAGCTTTGCAGGCGTATCCGCTCGACCATGCCTGAGCCCAGGATCTTCGCGATCACCGCTTATCCCAGCAAATATGAATTTTCCGAATGCGTCCGAGCAGGTTTTGACGGGTATTTTACCAAACCCTTCAACAAGAAGCTCCTTCTGACGACTGCACGACAGGCCTTCAAAGAATCGACAGCCAAGAGCCGCTGA
- a CDS encoding conserved exported hypothetical protein (Evidence 4 : Unknown function but conserved in other organisms): MMKRMLCALLGLLLLPSLSPAFETGGVQFPLELEAGDRTLVLNGAGLRKKFVVKVYACALYLTAPNNSQKAILEAGEPMAIRMQFIRGDIDPATLIETWNEGFTKTSGAIIPSLQERIDAFNGCFTEKTREGDVWDLIYLPKEGVRVILNQEVKTTIAGADFKKALFGIWLGDSPPSQALKRGMLGNP, encoded by the coding sequence ATGATGAAAAGGATGCTCTGTGCGCTGCTGGGTCTGTTGCTTTTGCCGTCCCTTTCTCCCGCATTTGAAACGGGCGGAGTCCAATTCCCCCTCGAACTCGAGGCGGGGGATCGAACCCTGGTGTTGAACGGCGCGGGCCTGCGGAAGAAATTCGTGGTCAAGGTCTATGCCTGCGCCCTTTACCTCACCGCGCCCAACAACTCGCAAAAGGCGATCCTCGAGGCCGGCGAGCCTATGGCTATCCGCATGCAGTTCATCCGGGGGGACATCGATCCTGCGACCCTGATCGAAACCTGGAACGAAGGCTTCACGAAGACCAGCGGGGCGATAATACCCTCTCTCCAGGAAAGGATCGACGCCTTCAATGGCTGTTTTACGGAAAAAACCCGTGAGGGCGACGTGTGGGACCTCATCTATCTCCCAAAGGAAGGGGTCCGGGTCATCCTCAACCAAGAGGTGAAAACGACCATCGCCGGCGCTGATTTCAAAAAGGCGCTCTTTGGAATCTGGTTGGGCGATTCCCCGCCGAGCCAGGCTCTGAAGCGGGGCATGCTGGGAAACCCCTGA
- a CDS encoding Phosphoglycerate mutase family protein, translating to MDHNNRLYIAMVGLPARGKSTIATKLRENLVRDGIKTRIFNNGNLRRRYIRKDTSYAEFYDPRNQDGVALREKIAFMNMDMARRYLESGKGQVAILDATNASVRRRKTLVERLQGHPLLFIECINNDPEILEASILRKIDLNEFQHLSAEEAVASFKKRIQYYQSIYAPLSEERNFVKLDSLNNRINAERIQDPIPHYDRIRDFLVTDTVKHLYVIRHGETTFNLENRIGGDSELTQKGRWQAEALAAHFKRRKIPIIFTSKRIRTIQTAQPIQALQPCCTIIPLSEFGEIDSGICECMSYEEIRRDMPEVYLARQADKYHYVYPQGEGYATMKERIDLGIKKALYLSCNSENIMIIGHRAVNRMILSHFLYRRQEDVPYIYMPQDRYYHIVATQDRKLFELRKY from the coding sequence ATGGACCATAACAACCGCCTCTACATCGCGATGGTTGGACTCCCCGCGAGGGGAAAATCGACCATCGCCACCAAGCTTCGTGAAAATCTTGTCCGGGACGGGATCAAGACGCGCATCTTCAACAACGGCAATCTGCGGCGCCGCTATATCCGGAAAGACACCTCCTATGCGGAATTCTACGATCCGAGGAACCAGGACGGCGTTGCCCTCCGCGAGAAGATCGCCTTTATGAACATGGATATGGCGCGGCGTTACCTCGAAAGCGGCAAAGGGCAGGTGGCTATTCTGGATGCGACCAATGCCAGCGTGAGGCGTCGTAAGACGCTGGTCGAGCGCCTGCAGGGGCACCCGCTCCTCTTCATCGAATGCATCAACAACGACCCGGAGATCCTCGAGGCGAGCATTCTGCGCAAGATCGACCTGAATGAGTTCCAACACCTGTCTGCGGAGGAGGCCGTAGCGAGCTTCAAGAAGCGCATCCAGTATTACCAGAGCATCTATGCCCCCCTATCGGAGGAGCGCAATTTCGTCAAGCTCGACTCCCTCAACAATCGCATCAATGCGGAGCGGATACAGGATCCGATTCCCCACTACGACCGCATCCGCGATTTCCTCGTCACCGACACCGTCAAACACCTCTATGTAATCCGTCATGGTGAGACCACCTTCAATCTCGAAAACAGGATCGGCGGGGATTCGGAGCTGACACAAAAGGGGCGTTGGCAGGCGGAGGCCCTGGCCGCGCACTTCAAGCGAAGGAAGATTCCCATTATCTTTACCAGCAAGCGCATCCGCACGATCCAAACGGCACAGCCGATCCAGGCCCTTCAGCCCTGCTGCACGATCATCCCCCTCTCCGAGTTCGGCGAAATCGACAGCGGCATCTGCGAGTGCATGAGCTATGAAGAGATTCGGCGGGATATGCCGGAGGTCTACCTCGCCCGGCAGGCGGACAAGTATCATTATGTCTACCCGCAGGGCGAAGGATACGCCACCATGAAAGAGCGGATCGACCTAGGGATCAAGAAGGCCCTCTACCTGAGCTGCAACTCCGAAAACATCATGATCATCGGGCATCGCGCCGTCAACCGGATGATCCTCTCCCACTTTCTCTACCGCCGTCAGGAGGACGTCCCCTATATTTACATGCCGCAGGATCGGTACTACCATATCGTCGCGACGCAGGACAGGAAGCTCTTCGAGCTGAGAAAGTACTGA
- the ybhL gene encoding conserved hypothetical protein; putative inner membrane protein (Evidence 4 : Unknown function but conserved in other organisms; Product type m : membrane component): MATAASTQTRTGVLVNSFVRSVYNWMAVGLGLTGFVAYYVANSPGLLGALVQNPLMLIILIVAQLGLVFAISGAINRLSAGTATALFVLYAGLNGVILSFVFLAYTQTSIVSTFFICAGTFVGCSIYGWTTKRDLTSFGGFLMMGLIGIIIASLVNLFIRSSGMSLIISYIGVFVFVGLTAWDTQKLKNMALAQPADLEAGVVRKGAILGALSLYLDFINLFLMLLRIFGQSRD, encoded by the coding sequence ATGGCAACGGCGGCATCGACACAGACCCGGACCGGTGTCCTGGTCAACAGCTTCGTGCGCAGCGTTTACAACTGGATGGCGGTGGGCCTCGGTCTGACCGGCTTTGTCGCCTATTACGTGGCCAACAGCCCGGGGCTCCTGGGTGCCCTCGTCCAGAACCCGCTCATGCTGATCATCCTCATCGTTGCGCAGCTCGGCCTCGTGTTCGCGATCAGCGGTGCGATCAATCGCCTCAGCGCCGGGACGGCGACCGCGCTCTTCGTGCTTTACGCCGGGTTGAACGGCGTGATTCTCTCCTTTGTCTTCCTTGCCTACACGCAGACATCCATCGTCAGCACCTTTTTCATCTGCGCGGGGACCTTTGTGGGGTGCAGTATTTACGGGTGGACGACGAAGCGCGACCTGACCTCCTTCGGCGGATTCCTGATGATGGGCCTGATCGGGATCATCATCGCATCCCTCGTGAACCTGTTCATCCGCAGCAGTGGGATGAGTCTCATCATCAGCTACATCGGAGTCTTCGTGTTTGTCGGGCTGACTGCCTGGGATACGCAGAAGCTCAAGAACATGGCGCTCGCTCAGCCGGCGGATCTGGAGGCGGGGGTCGTGCGGAAGGGGGCGATCCTGGGGGCGCTTTCCCTGTACCTGGACTTCATCAATCTCTTCCTGATGCTCCTGCGCATCTTCGGGCAAAGCAGGGATTAG
- a CDS encoding Radical SAM domain protein encodes MAEGTWVPGYVGLFKTGELARRIEAGLGMMESCRLCPRRCGVNRLAGETGYCRTGRRARVASYNAHFGEEAPLVGRHGSGTIFVSSCNLLCSFCQNAEISHGNEGVDVTSRQMAAMMLDLAAMGCHNINIVTPTHVVPMLLEALAAAVPQGLSLPLVYNCGGYESVETLRLIEGVVDIYMPDFKFWDPQWAERFCQADDYPERAREALHEMHRQVGDLVLDETGIARKGLLVRHLVMPNNVAGTAEIMRFLAREISLDTYVNVMDQYRPCWEARKDPLIDRRLTAAEFSAALDAAHAAGLHRLDRRERPRIFFGL; translated from the coding sequence ATGGCCGAGGGAACATGGGTGCCGGGATATGTCGGTCTGTTCAAAACCGGAGAACTTGCACGCAGGATCGAAGCCGGCCTCGGGATGATGGAGTCCTGCAGACTTTGCCCCCGCCGCTGCGGCGTCAACCGGCTGGCGGGTGAAACCGGGTACTGCCGGACCGGCCGCAGGGCCCGCGTTGCAAGCTACAACGCGCATTTCGGGGAGGAGGCACCCCTGGTCGGACGCCATGGATCGGGGACCATCTTCGTGAGTTCCTGCAACCTGCTGTGCAGCTTCTGCCAGAATGCCGAGATCAGCCACGGGAACGAAGGGGTGGACGTCACTTCCCGGCAGATGGCCGCTATGATGCTGGATTTGGCGGCCATGGGCTGCCACAACATCAACATCGTCACGCCGACCCATGTCGTGCCGATGCTGCTCGAGGCGCTGGCGGCAGCCGTCCCGCAAGGGCTCTCGCTGCCGCTCGTCTACAACTGCGGAGGGTACGAGTCGGTGGAGACCCTGAGGCTGATCGAGGGTGTCGTGGACATCTACATGCCCGATTTCAAATTCTGGGACCCGCAGTGGGCCGAGCGGTTCTGCCAGGCCGACGACTACCCTGAACGCGCGCGGGAGGCGCTGCATGAGATGCACCGGCAGGTTGGGGACCTGGTCCTTGACGAGACGGGGATCGCCCGCAAGGGGCTTCTGGTGCGCCACCTCGTCATGCCCAACAATGTCGCCGGGACCGCCGAGATCATGCGCTTTCTGGCGCGGGAGATCTCCCTAGACACCTATGTAAACGTCATGGATCAGTACCGCCCCTGCTGGGAAGCCCGAAAGGACCCGCTGATCGACCGCCGATTGACCGCCGCAGAGTTCAGCGCCGCCTTGGATGCGGCCCATGCGGCCGGGCTGCACCGACTGGACCGGAGGGAGCGGCCGCGGATCTTTTTTGGACTTTGA
- a CDS encoding (R)-2-hydroxyacyl-CoA dehydratase produces the protein MDKRVGITATVPVEIILAAGLRPVDLNNIFINAEDPKRLVAKAEEAGFARNVCTWIKGIYATVLEKGFWRVVAVTGGDCSNTIALGEVLGRRGVEIIHFEYPLDRSARALRNRMEALAGALGATWESVEKARGDVDRIRRKLKRLDEMTYREGRVSGFENHLFLVGSSDFDQDPVGFEARLDAFLDKARSRPSREPRIRLGFLGVPPIFSGFYEAVEAMDAQVVFNEVQRQFSMPDGGEALVETYLRYTYPYDMAGRIADIRTAVAERRLDGLIHYTQTFCYRQIYDILLREGVDTPILTLEGDQPGPLDNRTLLRIETFCEMLKSGKDMPL, from the coding sequence ATGGACAAACGGGTCGGCATCACGGCCACCGTACCGGTGGAGATCATCTTAGCGGCAGGCCTGAGGCCCGTGGATCTGAACAACATCTTCATCAACGCAGAGGACCCGAAGCGGCTCGTCGCCAAGGCGGAAGAGGCGGGCTTCGCCCGCAACGTCTGCACATGGATCAAGGGGATCTATGCAACGGTCCTGGAAAAGGGGTTTTGGCGTGTGGTGGCGGTGACGGGGGGCGATTGCAGCAACACCATCGCCCTTGGCGAGGTCCTGGGGCGACGGGGCGTGGAGATCATCCACTTCGAGTACCCTCTGGACCGGTCCGCCCGGGCGCTCCGAAACCGCATGGAGGCCCTTGCCGGGGCCCTCGGTGCTACCTGGGAGTCCGTGGAAAAAGCCCGGGGGGACGTGGACCGGATCAGGCGGAAGCTCAAACGGCTCGATGAGATGACGTACCGGGAGGGGCGCGTCAGCGGCTTCGAAAATCACCTTTTCCTTGTCGGCAGCTCGGATTTCGATCAGGATCCGGTAGGATTCGAGGCACGGTTGGACGCGTTTCTCGATAAGGCCCGGAGCCGCCCCTCCCGCGAACCGCGGATCCGGCTGGGTTTTCTAGGGGTGCCGCCCATTTTCAGCGGGTTTTACGAAGCGGTGGAGGCCATGGACGCCCAGGTGGTCTTCAACGAGGTGCAGCGCCAGTTCTCGATGCCGGACGGCGGGGAAGCGCTCGTGGAGACCTACCTGCGCTACACCTACCCCTACGACATGGCCGGACGGATCGCCGACATCCGCACGGCCGTCGCGGAACGCAGGCTCGACGGACTGATCCATTACACCCAGACCTTCTGCTACCGTCAGATCTACGACATCCTCCTGCGCGAAGGCGTCGACACCCCGATCCTGACCTTGGAAGGCGATCAGCCAGGCCCGCTCGACAATCGGACCCTCCTTCGAATCGAAACCTTCTGCGAGATGCTCAAGAGCGGAAAGGACATGCCACTCTAA